From a single Bacillus pumilus genomic region:
- a CDS encoding YlbD family protein, whose protein sequence is MTNKQKQTSIDEFKQFVRRHPKLIQEVQTQEKSWQSVYENWVMFGEEDEMWSPYRQTQSEDAKEEKASKPSGSGKADFMSKMVSAVKKMDADQMNEQINKMSQSISSLQSLLGQFSSNGSKKGSSGGSQHPFSFRKD, encoded by the coding sequence ATGACAAACAAACAAAAACAAACATCCATTGATGAATTTAAACAATTCGTCAGACGCCATCCGAAGTTAATTCAAGAAGTGCAAACGCAAGAAAAAAGCTGGCAAAGTGTATACGAAAATTGGGTCATGTTTGGTGAGGAAGATGAGATGTGGTCTCCTTACCGGCAAACACAATCTGAAGACGCTAAAGAAGAAAAAGCCTCTAAGCCAAGTGGATCTGGAAAAGCAGATTTTATGTCTAAAATGGTTTCTGCCGTGAAAAAAATGGACGCCGATCAAATGAATGAACAAATTAACAAAATGAGCCAGTCCATTTCCTCTTTACAAAGCTTGCTCGGGCAATTTTCATCAAACGGCTCAAAGAAAGGTTCATCTGGAGGCAGTCAGCACCCATTCTCCTTCAGGAAAGATTAA
- the ctaG gene encoding cytochrome c oxidase assembly factor CtaG, whose translation MENLEIFGFRALWSPYYLTCIVIAAALYLLLVTKGKHRATVKEKTLFLTGLVLLYAAKGSPIDLMGHIMFSAHMAQMAVLYLVIPPLLITGLPAAIWERIIQTPGIQQIFRLFSKPLIALLGFNGLFSMYHIPLIFDFVKTDPFYHGLMTVVIFIAAFFMWWPLVHKVQSQPQITGILKLGYIMADGILMTPACALIMFSDTPIYATYSDAGAWIQALHLCVPSDMLAGLALTGPDMFHTLPLLEDQQLGAILMKIIQEIVYGSILAVVFFDWARKERAKDAVPDALIPKYE comes from the coding sequence ATGGAGAACTTAGAAATATTCGGATTTCGGGCGTTATGGAGCCCTTACTATTTGACTTGTATTGTCATAGCAGCTGCTCTTTATCTGCTTCTTGTTACAAAGGGAAAGCACCGTGCGACGGTGAAAGAAAAAACGTTGTTTCTGACGGGGCTTGTTCTGTTATATGCCGCGAAAGGAAGCCCAATTGATTTGATGGGTCATATTATGTTTAGTGCACATATGGCGCAAATGGCGGTGCTCTATTTAGTTATCCCGCCTCTCCTCATTACAGGATTACCTGCGGCCATTTGGGAGCGGATCATACAAACGCCAGGCATTCAGCAAATCTTTCGTTTGTTTTCAAAGCCATTAATTGCATTGCTTGGGTTTAACGGCTTGTTTTCGATGTATCACATTCCACTTATATTTGATTTCGTGAAAACAGATCCGTTTTATCATGGGTTAATGACGGTGGTCATTTTTATCGCTGCCTTTTTCATGTGGTGGCCGCTCGTTCATAAAGTTCAAAGTCAGCCGCAGATTACAGGCATTTTAAAGCTTGGTTATATCATGGCAGACGGGATATTGATGACTCCTGCGTGTGCTCTGATCATGTTTAGTGATACACCGATCTATGCAACCTATTCGGATGCTGGCGCTTGGATACAAGCCCTGCATCTATGCGTGCCAAGTGACATGCTGGCAGGTCTTGCACTCACAGGTCCCGATATGTTCCATACCTTGCCGCTGTTAGAGGACCAGCAGCTAGGCGCAATTTTGATGAAAATTATTCAAGAGATTGTGTACGGCTCAATCCTTGCTGTAGTGTTCTTTGACTGGGCAAGAAAAGAAAGAGCGAAAGATGCGGTACCAGATGCGCTGATTCCGAAATATGAATGA
- a CDS encoding IS1182 family transposase, producing MFHTRNSSQHEAEFVLLDQLVEEDHLLRKIDQYIDFSFIVDKVKPYYSENKGRPSLDPLILFKMMFIGYLYGIRSERQLEKEIYYNMAYRWFLGLNINDPVPHHSTISWNRRTRFKDTTIFQDIFDEIVLQAINHDMVGGRVLFTDSTHLKANANKHKYTRKTIEQDTQNYINELEEAVQEDRVAHGKKLLKVKEEVKTEKDIRQSMTDPESGYLYRENKPEGFFYLDHRTTDMKYNIITDAHVTPGNVHDSVPYLDRLDHQIARFGFQVEAVALDSGYLTTPICKGLSDRHIFGVIAHRRFHPTRGLFEKWKFQYDSEHDHYICPKGEKLLYTTTDRKGYRFYKSDPKKCASCPFLERCTRSKNHQKVISRHIWEEHKEKIRQNRLTVSGKELYKKRKEKIERSFADSKQLHGLRYCRLRGKQNVSEQVLLTAACQNMKKIATHLAKLG from the coding sequence ATGTTCCACACTAGAAATTCTTCTCAGCACGAAGCCGAATTTGTATTGCTAGATCAACTGGTCGAAGAGGATCACCTGCTTCGTAAAATTGATCAGTACATTGATTTTTCATTTATCGTAGATAAAGTAAAACCCTATTATAGTGAGAATAAAGGCCGTCCTTCTCTTGATCCGCTTATTTTGTTCAAAATGATGTTTATCGGATACCTGTACGGTATCCGTTCTGAAAGACAACTCGAAAAAGAAATTTACTATAACATGGCGTATAGATGGTTTTTAGGTTTGAACATCAATGATCCCGTTCCCCATCACTCCACTATTAGCTGGAATCGTCGTACTCGATTTAAAGATACAACGATTTTTCAAGACATTTTCGATGAGATTGTGCTTCAAGCTATCAATCATGATATGGTAGGAGGTCGCGTTCTTTTTACTGATTCAACTCATCTTAAAGCTAATGCTAATAAACATAAATATACGAGAAAAACGATTGAACAAGATACCCAGAACTATATCAATGAATTAGAAGAAGCAGTCCAAGAAGATCGGGTGGCACATGGAAAAAAGCTCTTAAAGGTAAAGGAGGAGGTGAAAACAGAAAAAGACATTCGTCAAAGTATGACTGATCCTGAAAGTGGCTATCTTTATCGTGAAAACAAGCCAGAAGGCTTTTTCTATCTAGATCATCGTACAACGGATATGAAGTACAATATCATCACTGATGCTCATGTCACACCTGGAAATGTTCATGATTCTGTCCCGTATCTTGATCGATTAGATCACCAAATCGCACGATTTGGTTTTCAAGTAGAAGCTGTTGCGCTTGATTCAGGTTATTTGACAACACCAATTTGTAAAGGTTTATCTGATCGACATATTTTTGGTGTCATTGCTCATAGACGTTTTCATCCAACAAGAGGGTTATTTGAGAAGTGGAAATTTCAGTATGATTCTGAACATGACCATTACATATGCCCAAAGGGTGAGAAGCTTTTATATACGACAACTGATCGAAAAGGTTATCGATTCTACAAATCAGATCCTAAAAAATGTGCATCGTGTCCTTTCCTTGAAAGATGCACAAGGTCTAAAAATCATCAAAAAGTCATCTCAAGACACATATGGGAAGAACATAAAGAAAAGATCAGACAGAATCGTCTAACTGTCTCTGGAAAAGAGCTATATAAAAAAAGAAAAGAAAAAATAGAGCGAAGCTTTGCAGATTCAAAACAACTGCATGGGCTTCGCTACTGCCGGTTGAGGGGAAAACAAAACGTGAGTGAGCAAGTTCTCCTCACAGCCGCATGCCAGAACATGAAAAAAATTGCCACACACCTAGCGAAGCTAGGCTAG
- a CDS encoding YlbF family regulator, with protein MYATIESVELQEEANQLAAMILQSEEAEHYRDCFKRLQQDEEAQQIIAHFTKVKEQYEDVQRFGKYHPDYRTISKEMREVKRKLDLHDTVVDFKKAETAVQSILDEISIEIGQAVSAYIKVPTGNPYFDGLSSCGGGCGSGGSCGCKVS; from the coding sequence ATGTATGCGACAATCGAATCTGTGGAGCTCCAAGAGGAAGCAAATCAATTGGCTGCCATGATTCTTCAGTCGGAGGAGGCTGAACATTACCGCGACTGCTTTAAGCGTCTCCAGCAAGACGAAGAAGCCCAACAAATTATTGCCCATTTTACAAAAGTAAAAGAGCAATATGAGGATGTGCAGCGGTTCGGCAAATACCATCCGGACTATAGAACGATCTCAAAAGAAATGCGTGAGGTCAAAAGAAAGCTAGATCTTCACGATACAGTGGTTGATTTCAAAAAAGCAGAAACTGCGGTTCAATCCATCTTAGATGAGATTAGTATTGAAATCGGTCAAGCTGTATCAGCATATATTAAAGTTCCAACAGGGAACCCATATTTTGATGGTTTATCATCATGCGGCGGTGGCTGTGGATCAGGTGGCAGCTGTGGCTGTAAAGTATCTTGA
- a CDS encoding CBS domain-containing protein, with translation MTKKVVTCQQDDNTYEAAVKMKDADIGAIPVVNGDQLVGIVTDRDLVLRGIAEKKPNSQEVGSLMTREVLTAEEDATLEEIVRLMSEHQLRRIPVVKDGALTGIVALGDLSVEDLSNDRAGDALTEISQQDQDHGQGFLH, from the coding sequence ATGACAAAAAAAGTAGTGACATGCCAGCAAGACGATAATACGTATGAAGCAGCAGTCAAAATGAAAGACGCGGATATTGGGGCAATTCCTGTGGTTAACGGAGATCAGCTCGTTGGCATCGTGACAGACCGTGACCTTGTCCTCAGAGGCATTGCAGAAAAAAAGCCTAACTCACAGGAAGTAGGCTCACTGATGACAAGGGAAGTCCTAACAGCAGAAGAAGATGCAACGCTTGAAGAAATTGTCCGGTTGATGTCAGAACATCAGCTCCGCCGCATTCCCGTTGTGAAAGACGGCGCATTAACAGGGATCGTCGCTCTTGGAGATTTATCCGTCGAAGATTTATCAAATGATCGTGCAGGAGATGCACTGACAGAAATCTCTCAACAGGATCAAGATCATGGGCAAGGATTTCTTCATTAA
- the ylbJ gene encoding sporulation integral membrane protein YlbJ: MKKWNTLFIAAFFIFLTATVITHPQASLQASKNGLAMWWEVVFPSLLPFFILSELLISFGIVRFVGVLLEPFMRPIFRVPGVGGFVLAMGMASGFPSGAKLTTRLRQERQLTQIEAERLVSFTNSSNPLFIFGAVAVGFFHHPALGVVLACAHYLGNLAVGVTMRGYKARHDAHLRGRKRFLFPPFQEAFSALHKARLAEKRPLGQILSDAVMSSVQTLFMIGGFIILFSVFSKMLSVVHVTDLLSIGIRSMLQAMHLPPELDLAMIAGLFEITLGSQLTGSQEVSLLAKTIVVSFILGFSGFSVQAQVAGILAATDIRFKPFFFARLLHGVYAAVFAFLLFKPLYVSRSDIALPAGAFEASHQVVMYSSMLWNQLVTAGPLITLCSLIVYIALYYQKLKNG, from the coding sequence ATGAAAAAATGGAACACTCTGTTCATCGCTGCATTTTTTATCTTTTTAACAGCCACTGTGATTACACATCCACAAGCCTCTTTGCAAGCGTCGAAAAATGGACTTGCAATGTGGTGGGAGGTTGTATTTCCATCATTGCTTCCTTTTTTTATTTTGTCCGAGCTATTAATTAGTTTTGGGATTGTCAGATTTGTCGGGGTATTATTAGAGCCATTTATGCGCCCCATCTTTCGGGTACCTGGTGTAGGCGGATTTGTCCTAGCGATGGGGATGGCATCAGGCTTTCCTTCTGGTGCAAAATTAACCACAAGACTCAGGCAGGAAAGGCAGCTGACACAAATCGAAGCGGAGCGCCTCGTGTCTTTTACAAATTCATCGAATCCACTGTTTATTTTCGGTGCGGTGGCTGTTGGTTTTTTTCATCATCCAGCTTTAGGGGTTGTTTTGGCCTGTGCACATTATTTAGGGAATCTCGCTGTTGGTGTGACGATGCGAGGATATAAAGCGCGGCATGATGCACACTTGAGAGGTCGTAAGCGATTTTTATTCCCACCGTTTCAAGAGGCATTCAGCGCTCTTCATAAAGCAAGACTCGCAGAAAAAAGACCGCTCGGCCAAATTTTAAGTGATGCGGTGATGTCATCAGTCCAAACACTCTTTATGATTGGCGGCTTTATTATCTTATTTTCTGTGTTTAGCAAAATGCTGTCAGTTGTTCATGTGACAGATCTATTATCCATAGGGATCAGATCTATGCTGCAAGCGATGCATCTTCCGCCAGAATTAGATCTTGCGATGATTGCCGGTTTATTCGAAATCACATTAGGCAGCCAGCTAACAGGGTCACAGGAAGTCAGCCTTCTCGCTAAAACGATTGTCGTCAGCTTTATTTTAGGATTCAGCGGGTTTTCTGTTCAAGCTCAAGTCGCCGGTATTTTGGCGGCAACAGATATACGCTTTAAACCGTTTTTCTTCGCTCGTTTGCTCCACGGGGTTTATGCAGCTGTTTTTGCCTTTTTATTATTCAAGCCTCTTTATGTCTCTCGATCTGACATTGCACTCCCAGCAGGTGCCTTTGAAGCAAGCCATCAGGTTGTCATGTACAGCAGCATGCTTTGGAATCAGCTTGTGACAGCTGGTCCTTTGATCACATTATGCAGCTTGATCGTGTATATCGCGCTATACTATCAGAAATTAAAAAATGGATGA
- a CDS encoding CAP domain-containing protein — protein sequence MKTVLKTLLILLIISGTYVLFIQYGSSPEKENSNEPKVSNEETTSDKPINIPKRGLMSFMGKSSNEVLKQLGEPDRIDPSAYDYDWWVYNQSKKHYIQVGVKDSKVVTLFATGDGLNVEPFKIGQATSEVFKKTQIAPYIHVEDEQNSYRFEFSEDDMNTRPTVKVGDDVYVQLYMDKFESTLSSIRAFNADTFVKQKPYEVVYRGQLIEPEAISGEKWKDIEASSQKQIFDMTNIIRHKYKLPTLKWDDETSEVAFMHSEDMRENHYFSHESKKYGTLKDRLERGEVAFQLAGENIAYNYVDGPAAVEGWLNSEGHRKALLNKDYTHLGVGVKEKYYTQNFIKKTS from the coding sequence TTGAAAACTGTGCTCAAAACACTCCTCATCCTCCTGATTATATCCGGAACGTACGTTCTGTTTATTCAATATGGATCTTCACCAGAAAAAGAAAACAGCAATGAGCCGAAGGTGTCTAATGAAGAAACAACTAGCGATAAGCCGATCAATATCCCGAAAAGGGGGCTCATGTCCTTTATGGGGAAATCTTCGAATGAAGTGCTTAAACAGCTGGGAGAACCAGATCGCATTGATCCTTCCGCATATGATTATGACTGGTGGGTGTACAACCAATCGAAGAAGCACTATATTCAAGTAGGGGTAAAGGATAGTAAAGTGGTGACCTTGTTTGCAACTGGAGACGGGCTCAATGTCGAACCGTTTAAAATCGGTCAAGCCACAAGTGAAGTGTTTAAAAAAACACAAATTGCACCTTACATTCATGTAGAGGATGAACAAAATTCATACCGATTCGAATTCTCAGAAGACGATATGAACACAAGACCCACTGTAAAAGTGGGAGATGATGTGTATGTTCAGCTTTACATGGATAAGTTCGAAAGCACCCTCTCAAGTATCAGGGCGTTTAACGCAGATACATTTGTGAAACAAAAACCGTATGAGGTCGTCTATCGTGGTCAATTGATAGAGCCTGAGGCAATATCGGGTGAAAAATGGAAAGATATCGAAGCTTCCAGTCAAAAACAAATTTTTGATATGACCAATATTATTCGTCATAAGTACAAACTCCCGACCTTAAAGTGGGATGATGAAACCTCTGAAGTGGCATTCATGCATAGTGAGGACATGAGAGAGAATCATTATTTCTCCCACGAATCAAAAAAATACGGTACGCTGAAAGACCGGTTAGAAAGAGGCGAGGTGGCATTTCAGCTCGCAGGTGAGAACATTGCTTACAACTATGTAGATGGCCCTGCAGCGGTAGAAGGCTGGCTCAATAGTGAAGGTCACAGGAAGGCGTTATTAAATAAAGATTACACGCATCTTGGCGTAGGTGTGAAAGAAAAATATTACACCCAAAACTTCATCAAGAAAACATCTTAA
- a CDS encoding YlbG family protein — protein sequence METKRQGMVVWLHSLKQSKALRKFGNVHYISRKMKYAVIYCDMNDLERHMAKLSSLPFVKRVEPSYKPFIKLEYESKLDKAKEYDYKVGF from the coding sequence ATGGAAACCAAACGTCAAGGGATGGTCGTTTGGCTGCATTCGTTAAAGCAGTCAAAGGCGCTAAGAAAATTTGGGAATGTTCACTATATTTCAAGGAAAATGAAATATGCAGTGATCTATTGTGATATGAATGATCTCGAGCGCCATATGGCTAAGCTCAGCTCATTGCCATTTGTGAAACGTGTTGAGCCTTCATATAAACCTTTTATTAAATTAGAGTACGAATCCAAATTGGACAAAGCAAAAGAGTATGATTATAAGGTGGGCTTTTAA
- a CDS encoding patatin-like phospholipase family protein: MKRPVIGLALGSGGARGMAHIGVLSSLEKQGIQIDMIAGSSIGALVGSFYAAGQDVEKMKKLALVFRRKYYADYTLPKIGLLKGNRILQLIHTFTYGKKFEELRMPLAVVACDLETGEKIVFKEGSVSQAVRASISIPGVFVPHEIGGRQLVDGAVVDRIPVSVLKEMGADLIIASDVSRVKKTEKATRLSDVIMQSLDILQNELVRHQTIHADLMIRPKLETFSSSAFAQVQEMIEAGELAADQLAGKLKDVIDKWEC; this comes from the coding sequence ATGAAGCGACCAGTCATCGGGCTTGCATTAGGCTCCGGGGGTGCGAGGGGAATGGCACATATCGGAGTTTTATCCAGTCTTGAGAAACAAGGAATTCAGATAGATATGATCGCTGGCAGCAGTATTGGAGCACTTGTTGGGAGCTTTTATGCGGCAGGACAAGACGTAGAAAAAATGAAAAAACTTGCACTTGTCTTCAGAAGAAAGTATTATGCTGACTATACACTGCCAAAAATCGGTCTTTTAAAAGGGAATCGAATTTTGCAGCTGATTCACACATTTACATATGGGAAGAAATTCGAAGAATTAAGAATGCCTCTTGCGGTTGTAGCCTGTGATCTCGAGACAGGGGAGAAGATCGTGTTTAAAGAAGGGTCTGTATCACAAGCAGTGAGAGCAAGCATTAGCATTCCGGGCGTGTTTGTTCCTCACGAAATAGGTGGCAGACAGCTAGTGGATGGAGCGGTTGTTGACCGCATTCCTGTATCTGTTTTAAAAGAAATGGGTGCAGATCTCATCATCGCCTCTGATGTATCAAGAGTGAAAAAAACAGAAAAGGCGACGAGATTATCAGATGTCATTATGCAAAGTTTGGACATCCTTCAAAATGAACTGGTCCGTCATCAAACCATTCACGCAGATCTCATGATCCGGCCGAAGCTTGAAACATTTAGCTCTAGTGCGTTCGCGCAGGTGCAGGAGATGATTGAAGCAGGTGAGCTCGCCGCAGATCAACTAGCAGGTAAACTGAAAGATGTCATTGATAAATGGGAGTGTTAA
- the rsmD gene encoding 16S rRNA (guanine(966)-N(2))-methyltransferase RsmD, which translates to MEASRKSGGKMRVISGTRKGRTLKAVPGQSTRPTTDKVKESIFNMIGPYFDGGWALDLFAGSGGLGIEALSRGFDHCIFVDRDMKAIQTIKGNLNQLSLMDQSEVFRNEAKRALAAVVKREESFQAIFLDPPYKDQQLKALLEMIDEHSLLTDDGVIVCEHDKDVTLPEEAGQLYISRQELYGLTGITIYRKRGN; encoded by the coding sequence ATAGAAGCAAGTAGAAAAAGTGGTGGAAAAATGAGAGTCATCTCTGGAACGAGAAAAGGCCGCACACTTAAAGCGGTACCAGGTCAATCAACAAGACCGACAACAGATAAAGTAAAAGAATCAATCTTTAATATGATCGGCCCGTATTTCGATGGCGGATGGGCTCTTGATTTATTTGCGGGAAGCGGTGGTTTAGGGATTGAAGCGCTCTCTAGAGGGTTCGATCACTGCATATTCGTTGATCGAGATATGAAGGCGATTCAGACGATTAAAGGAAACCTCAATCAATTGTCGCTGATGGACCAAAGTGAAGTGTTTCGAAATGAGGCAAAGCGTGCACTCGCAGCTGTTGTAAAACGAGAGGAATCCTTTCAAGCGATCTTTCTTGATCCGCCTTATAAAGATCAACAGTTGAAAGCACTTCTTGAAATGATTGACGAACATTCTTTATTAACAGATGACGGCGTGATCGTGTGTGAGCATGATAAGGACGTCACGTTGCCAGAAGAAGCTGGACAGCTTTACATATCCAGGCAGGAACTGTACGGGTTGACCGGTATTACGATCTATAGAAAGCGGGGAAATTAA
- the coaD gene encoding pantetheine-phosphate adenylyltransferase, with the protein MGNIAVCPGSFDPVTLGHLDIIKRGAKIFDEVYVCVLNNSSKKPLFTVEERCELIRQATKDLPNIKVESFHGLLVDYAKQKEAKVILRGLRAVTDFEYEMQGTSMNKVLNDEIETFFMMTNNQYSFLSSSIVKEVAKYHGAVQDLVPKEVEAALKEKFNG; encoded by the coding sequence ATGGGGAATATAGCCGTTTGTCCGGGCAGCTTCGATCCAGTCACATTGGGCCATTTGGATATCATCAAAAGAGGTGCAAAGATTTTTGATGAAGTGTATGTATGTGTCCTAAATAACTCATCGAAAAAACCGTTATTTACTGTTGAAGAACGGTGTGAACTGATTCGTCAGGCGACGAAGGACTTGCCAAATATCAAAGTTGAATCCTTTCACGGTCTGCTTGTTGATTATGCAAAACAAAAAGAAGCCAAGGTCATTTTACGCGGACTTAGAGCTGTGACGGACTTTGAATATGAAATGCAAGGTACATCAATGAATAAAGTGCTAAACGATGAAATTGAAACATTTTTCATGATGACCAATAATCAATATTCCTTCCTGAGCTCAAGTATTGTCAAAGAAGTAGCGAAATATCATGGAGCTGTCCAAGATCTTGTCCCAAAAGAGGTAGAAGCAGCGCTGAAAGAAAAATTTAATGGATGA
- a CDS encoding YlbE-like family protein, which translates to MRKEVQEFVMAEEDRIKFIRQRPLWYRQLTRHPENLSSFELDKMNFYEKTIPHRVSQLSNSVQMAEMMIQMFQAMRNQNGAG; encoded by the coding sequence GTGCGGAAAGAAGTACAGGAGTTTGTCATGGCCGAAGAGGATCGAATCAAATTCATCAGACAGCGTCCTCTCTGGTACAGACAGCTGACTAGGCACCCTGAAAATCTATCGTCCTTTGAATTAGATAAAATGAATTTTTACGAAAAAACCATTCCTCATCGTGTGAGTCAGTTGAGCAACAGTGTCCAAATGGCTGAAATGATGATTCAAATGTTTCAAGCAATGCGCAATCAAAATGGAGCCGGGTGA
- a CDS encoding SepM family pheromone-processing serine protease — MKKLNIRWLSFFVVVLVLLGLTFVKLPYYVTKPGDATEIAPHIQVDGGHGEKGSFSLMTIKVGPANPYTYLLAKMNKYDEIVPEENIKADGESDQDYMKRQLQLMKSSQENAMIAAYTKAGKKVDYTFNGVYASYVMKGMPAYGKIEVGDRIKSVDGKTYDSADKMVSYISGQKAGTSVRFVLERNGKDITEKVTLKPFKEEPNRVGIGVSLFTDRHVKVSPSIKVDIENIGGPSAGLMMSLEIYNQLTKEDETHGYAIAGTGTIDADGTVGPIGGIDQKVVAADKAGKDIFFAPNDKGDPNSDYRNAVKTAKDIKSDMKIVPVDTMQDALNYLNKLKEKAS, encoded by the coding sequence ATGAAAAAATTGAATATTCGCTGGCTCAGCTTTTTTGTCGTTGTTCTTGTATTGCTTGGCTTAACCTTTGTCAAACTGCCGTATTACGTGACAAAGCCGGGAGATGCAACAGAAATTGCTCCCCACATTCAAGTAGACGGCGGACATGGCGAGAAGGGCAGCTTCTCGCTTATGACGATAAAAGTAGGTCCAGCCAATCCGTATACGTATTTGCTTGCGAAAATGAATAAATATGACGAAATCGTTCCAGAAGAAAATATTAAAGCGGACGGAGAGTCGGATCAAGATTATATGAAAAGGCAGCTTCAGCTCATGAAAAGCTCTCAAGAAAATGCCATGATTGCAGCGTATACAAAAGCAGGCAAAAAAGTAGATTATACATTTAACGGGGTTTATGCAAGCTACGTGATGAAAGGAATGCCTGCTTACGGCAAAATTGAAGTGGGCGACCGGATCAAAAGTGTTGATGGCAAGACCTATGATTCTGCTGATAAAATGGTTTCGTATATCAGCGGCCAAAAAGCAGGGACATCTGTCCGTTTTGTCCTTGAACGAAATGGCAAAGACATCACGGAGAAAGTGACGTTAAAACCATTTAAAGAAGAGCCGAATCGAGTTGGAATCGGCGTATCATTATTTACAGATCGACATGTGAAAGTCTCTCCTTCTATTAAGGTAGATATTGAAAATATCGGCGGCCCGTCAGCAGGACTTATGATGTCACTTGAAATTTATAACCAGCTGACAAAAGAAGATGAAACACATGGCTATGCGATTGCGGGAACGGGAACGATTGATGCCGATGGAACGGTCGGTCCAATTGGCGGAATTGATCAAAAGGTTGTGGCAGCAGATAAAGCTGGAAAAGATATATTCTTTGCACCAAACGATAAAGGTGACCCAAATTCAGACTACCGAAATGCAGTCAAAACAGCGAAAGATATTAAAAGTGATATGAAAATTGTGCCAGTAGATACGATGCAGGATGCCCTGAACTATTTAAACAAGTTAAAAGAGAAAGCATCTTAA
- a CDS encoding YugN family protein has translation MKFEGTGIEKVTADLNKLDFIMESEGFVRADQWDYERVTYDRKFNMVEGTFYLRISGYATEGDVGSKRANIQLLTPLLGKHYYPHGVEYGEGEDFPKSLIQSSKKTLEQLKEKLESMTAEA, from the coding sequence GTGAAGTTTGAAGGTACGGGGATTGAAAAGGTAACAGCTGACTTAAATAAATTAGATTTCATCATGGAAAGTGAAGGGTTTGTACGAGCCGATCAATGGGATTACGAGCGTGTAACGTACGACAGAAAGTTTAACATGGTAGAGGGAACCTTTTATTTACGCATTTCCGGCTACGCCACCGAAGGAGATGTAGGCTCAAAAAGAGCAAACATACAGCTTCTCACACCATTACTCGGAAAACATTATTATCCGCACGGTGTTGAATACGGTGAAGGCGAAGATTTCCCTAAGTCTCTGATCCAATCAAGCAAAAAAACGCTTGAACAGCTGAAAGAAAAACTTGAATCAATGACAGCAGAAGCATAA